Proteins encoded by one window of Aphidius gifuensis isolate YNYX2018 linkage group LG2, ASM1490517v1, whole genome shotgun sequence:
- the LOC122850252 gene encoding hyaluronan mediated motility receptor-like isoform X3, giving the protein MASATEASTATLSSGIFESLGTIESLNNGMPKFRLGEPAFSMDHMSPSYLSSSNVNCDDQETSSSSSFVVLGKSSMEYEAASLADYQKIQQKSMAIDCPSSLLSTMTHLEIENKVTELMQENLKLKETLLQNNVKMKQQFNTLVSWQDELKSLTENHKKKFTENRNIIELLKNENADLRIKILKIDPPKCESSLEEKTSMISSESVNISLPIESIKYDDDDDDELKNKSYQRDIHYLQEINESLKKQLAILSDKLLTDPPLEINHENLTDTEHYQRYISNLNNYQKMIDSLGKSYAIQTSRYVDIQNSLKQAIDSLEYCDAIRRSTLDEKMQSTLKILQDSRSQLINEQLKNIKDRQIFINIHNQFKKILSDYNVVLDELNILGDEKSKLIEEQIISKIRQQSNDLERDKINIHQAKCQFEEEKKIFVAEKQLFELNKESLEGEKASIDLQSQLYEVEMKILQDNAKILEKRQDHLQAEISSLKLNIQMKEQKIQSQVDEIQSLRAQVECYKCDFEDETKARKFLLQDREKLTAELAKSNAYKQELLQKLNGQNYQQVATDRDGIPIDIFCNVCGSYKMPGQWHGRGFCQPSD; this is encoded by the exons ATGGCATCAGCAACTGAGGCATCAACAGCAACGTTGTCATCTGGAATATTTGAAAGCCTTGGTACTATTGAATCATTAAACAATGGAATGCCAAAATTTCGTCTTGGTGAACCAGCATTTTCAATGGATCACATGTCACCATCATATTTAAGTAGTAGTAATGTAAATTGTGATGATCAagaaacatcatcatcatcatcctttGTTGTATTGGGAAAAAGTTCAATGGAATATGAAGCTGCATCATTGGctgattatcaaaaaattcaacaaaaaagtaTGGCTATT gATTGTCCATCATCTTTATTGTCAACAATGACTCATttggaaattgaaaataaagttACTGAATTAAtgcaagaaaatttaaaattaaaagaaacacttttacaaaataatgtcaaaatgaaacaacaatttaatacACTTGTTAGTTGGCAAGATGAGTTGAAAAGTCTCACtgaaaatcacaaaaaaaaatttaccgaaAATCGTaatatcattgaattattaaaaaatgaaaatgctgatttacgaataaaaattttaaaaattgatccaccaaaatgtgaatcatcacttgaagaaaaaacaagTATGATTAGTAGTGAATCAGTAAATATATCTTTACCAATTGAAAGTattaaatatgatgatgatgatgatgatgaattaaaaaataaaagttatcaaAGAGACATTCACTATCTTCAAGAAATCaatgaatcattaaaaaaacaattagcaATATTgtctgataaattattaacagatccaccacttgaaataaatcatgaaaatttaacagaCACTGAACACTATCAACGATACataagtaatttaaataattatcaaaaaatgattgataGTCTTGGTAAATCATATGCCATACAAACATCAAGATATGTTGACatacaaaattcattaaaacaaGCGATAGACTCATTGGAATATTGTGATGCCATTAGGAGATCAACACTCGATGAAAAAATGCAATCAAcactaaaaatattacaagacTCTCGaagtcaattaattaatgaacaattaaaaaatataaaagatcgtcaaatatttattaatattcataatcaatttaaaaaaatattatctgatTATAATGTAGTTTtggatgaattaaatatacttggtgatgaaaaatcaaaattaattgaggaacaaataatatcaaaaattcgTCAACAATCAAATGATTTAGAgagagataaaattaatattcatcaaGCTAAATGTCaatttgaagaagaaaaaaaaatatttgttgcagaaaaacaattatttgaattaaacaaAGAGAGTCTAGAAGGTGAAAAAGCATCAATTGATTTACAAAGTCAATTGTATGaagttgaaatgaaaattcttcAAGATAATGCTAAAATTCTTGAGAAACGTCAAGATCATTTACAAGCTGAAATTTCAAGtctcaaattaaatattcaaatgaaagagcaaaaaattcaaagccaa GTTGATGAGATACAATCACTTCGAGCACAAGTTGAGTGTTACAAATGTGATTTTGAAGACGAAACAAAAGCACGTAAATTTTTACTACAAGATCGTGAGAAACTTACTGCAGAATTGGCAAAATCAAATGCTTATAAACAAGAGCtattgcaaaaattaaatggacaaaattatcaacaagttgCAACTGATCGTGATGGTATTCCG attgatatattttgtaatgtATGTGGATCATACAAGATGCCAGGTCAATGGCATGGCCGAGGATTTTGTCAACCAAGTGATTAA
- the LOC122850308 gene encoding endonuclease III-like protein 1, with amino-acid sequence EVVSKFFVAEILEPKKKTTLQKPIKIKYDEDIVDDDDDDDKTTDNKWEPNNWKETYELIKEMRKNNTAPVDEMGCDKCSEKDASPEIYRYQCLLALMLSSQTKDQVTHAAMERLKNHGCKPDIIVSTPDDDLGKLIYPVGFWKRKVQYIKKTSEILIRDYQSDIPSTIEDLCKLPGVGPKMGHICMQIAWNKTSGIGVDTHVHRICNRLAWLKNETKTPEDTRKQLESWLPKKLWSEINHLLVGFGQEICLPRGPKCKECLNNKICPFPRANK; translated from the exons gaagttgtttcaaaattttttgttgctgAAATTcttgaaccaaaaaaaaaaacaactttgcaaaaaccaattaaaataaaatacgatgaagatattgttgatgatgatgatgatgatgataaaacaacAGACAATAAATGGGAGCCAAATAATTGGAAAGAAacatatgaattaataaaagaaatgagaaaaaataatacagcACCTGTTGATGAAATGGGATGTGATAAATGCTCAGAAAAAGATGCATCACCAGAAATTTATCGTTATCAATGTTTATTAGCATTAATGTTGAGTAGTCAGACAAAAGATCAAGTAACACATGCTGCAATGGAacgtttaaaaaatcatgGCTGTAAACCTGATATTATTGTATCAACTCCTGATGATGATCttggaaaattaatatatccaGTTGGATTTTGGAAA cgTAAAGTacagtatattaaaaaaacaagtgaaaTATTAATTCGTGATTACCAAAGTGATATACCAAGTACGATTGAGGATCTATGCAAATTACCAGGTGTTGGTCCAAAAATGGGACATATTTGTATGCAAATAGCATGGAATAAAACTTCTGGTATTGGTGTTGATACACATGTTCACAGAATTTGTAATAGATTGGCTTGGCTTAAAAATGAAACTAAAACACCAGAAGATACAAGAAAGCAATTGGAATCATGGCTACCTAAAAAACTTTGGAGtgaaattaatcatttacTTGTTGGATTTGGACAAGAAATTTGTTTACCTCGAGGTCCAAAGTGTAAagaatgtttaaataataaaatttgtcctTTTCCCcgtgcaaataaataa
- the LOC122850252 gene encoding hyaluronan mediated motility receptor-like isoform X1, producing MRMREFLKMATLLRHNNKDGSMKKREKRQPADGTIIIVILIERIVKLIIMASATEASTATLSSGIFESLGTIESLNNGMPKFRLGEPAFSMDHMSPSYLSSSNVNCDDQETSSSSSFVVLGKSSMEYEAASLADYQKIQQKSMAIDCPSSLLSTMTHLEIENKVTELMQENLKLKETLLQNNVKMKQQFNTLVSWQDELKSLTENHKKKFTENRNIIELLKNENADLRIKILKIDPPKCESSLEEKTSMISSESVNISLPIESIKYDDDDDDELKNKSYQRDIHYLQEINESLKKQLAILSDKLLTDPPLEINHENLTDTEHYQRYISNLNNYQKMIDSLGKSYAIQTSRYVDIQNSLKQAIDSLEYCDAIRRSTLDEKMQSTLKILQDSRSQLINEQLKNIKDRQIFINIHNQFKKILSDYNVVLDELNILGDEKSKLIEEQIISKIRQQSNDLERDKINIHQAKCQFEEEKKIFVAEKQLFELNKESLEGEKASIDLQSQLYEVEMKILQDNAKILEKRQDHLQAEISSLKLNIQMKEQKIQSQVDEIQSLRAQVECYKCDFEDETKARKFLLQDREKLTAELAKSNAYKQELLQKLNGQNYQQVATDRDGIPIDIFCNVCGSYKMPGQWHGRGFCQPSD from the exons aATTATCATGGCATCAGCAACTGAGGCATCAACAGCAACGTTGTCATCTGGAATATTTGAAAGCCTTGGTACTATTGAATCATTAAACAATGGAATGCCAAAATTTCGTCTTGGTGAACCAGCATTTTCAATGGATCACATGTCACCATCATATTTAAGTAGTAGTAATGTAAATTGTGATGATCAagaaacatcatcatcatcatcctttGTTGTATTGGGAAAAAGTTCAATGGAATATGAAGCTGCATCATTGGctgattatcaaaaaattcaacaaaaaagtaTGGCTATT gATTGTCCATCATCTTTATTGTCAACAATGACTCATttggaaattgaaaataaagttACTGAATTAAtgcaagaaaatttaaaattaaaagaaacacttttacaaaataatgtcaaaatgaaacaacaatttaatacACTTGTTAGTTGGCAAGATGAGTTGAAAAGTCTCACtgaaaatcacaaaaaaaaatttaccgaaAATCGTaatatcattgaattattaaaaaatgaaaatgctgatttacgaataaaaattttaaaaattgatccaccaaaatgtgaatcatcacttgaagaaaaaacaagTATGATTAGTAGTGAATCAGTAAATATATCTTTACCAATTGAAAGTattaaatatgatgatgatgatgatgatgaattaaaaaataaaagttatcaaAGAGACATTCACTATCTTCAAGAAATCaatgaatcattaaaaaaacaattagcaATATTgtctgataaattattaacagatccaccacttgaaataaatcatgaaaatttaacagaCACTGAACACTATCAACGATACataagtaatttaaataattatcaaaaaatgattgataGTCTTGGTAAATCATATGCCATACAAACATCAAGATATGTTGACatacaaaattcattaaaacaaGCGATAGACTCATTGGAATATTGTGATGCCATTAGGAGATCAACACTCGATGAAAAAATGCAATCAAcactaaaaatattacaagacTCTCGaagtcaattaattaatgaacaattaaaaaatataaaagatcgtcaaatatttattaatattcataatcaatttaaaaaaatattatctgatTATAATGTAGTTTtggatgaattaaatatacttggtgatgaaaaatcaaaattaattgaggaacaaataatatcaaaaattcgTCAACAATCAAATGATTTAGAgagagataaaattaatattcatcaaGCTAAATGTCaatttgaagaagaaaaaaaaatatttgttgcagaaaaacaattatttgaattaaacaaAGAGAGTCTAGAAGGTGAAAAAGCATCAATTGATTTACAAAGTCAATTGTATGaagttgaaatgaaaattcttcAAGATAATGCTAAAATTCTTGAGAAACGTCAAGATCATTTACAAGCTGAAATTTCAAGtctcaaattaaatattcaaatgaaagagcaaaaaattcaaagccaa GTTGATGAGATACAATCACTTCGAGCACAAGTTGAGTGTTACAAATGTGATTTTGAAGACGAAACAAAAGCACGTAAATTTTTACTACAAGATCGTGAGAAACTTACTGCAGAATTGGCAAAATCAAATGCTTATAAACAAGAGCtattgcaaaaattaaatggacaaaattatcaacaagttgCAACTGATCGTGATGGTATTCCG attgatatattttgtaatgtATGTGGATCATACAAGATGCCAGGTCAATGGCATGGCCGAGGATTTTGTCAACCAAGTGATTAA
- the LOC122850252 gene encoding hyaluronan mediated motility receptor-like isoform X2, with amino-acid sequence MRMREFLKMATLLRHNNKDGSMKKREKRQPADGTIIIVILIERIVKLIIMASATEASTATLSSGIFESLGTIESLNNGMPKFRLGEPAFSMDHMSPSYLSSSNVNCDDQETSSSSSFVVLGKSSMEYEAASLADYQKIQQKSMAIDCPSSLLSTMTHLEIENKVTELMQENLKLKETLLQNNVKMKQQFNTLVSWQDELKSLTENHKKKFTENRNIIELLKNENADLRIKILKIDPPKCESSLEEKTSMISSESVNISLPIESIKYDDDDDDELKNKSYQRDIHYLQEINESLKKQLAILSDKLLTDPPLEINHENLTDTEHYQRYISNLNNYQKMIDSLGKSYAIQTSRYVDIQNSLKQAIDSLEYCDAIRRSTLDEKMQSTLKILQDSRSQLINEQLKNIKDRQIFINIHNQFKKILSDYNVVLDELNILGDEKSKLIEEQIISKIRQQSNDLERDKINIHQAKCQFEEEKKIFVAEKQLFELNKESLEGEKASIDLQSQLYEVEMKILQDNAKILEKRQDHLQAEISSLKLNIQMKEQKIQSQVDEIQSLRAQVECYKCDFEDETKARKFLLQDREKLTAELAKSNAYKQELLQKLNGQNYQQVATDRDD; translated from the exons aATTATCATGGCATCAGCAACTGAGGCATCAACAGCAACGTTGTCATCTGGAATATTTGAAAGCCTTGGTACTATTGAATCATTAAACAATGGAATGCCAAAATTTCGTCTTGGTGAACCAGCATTTTCAATGGATCACATGTCACCATCATATTTAAGTAGTAGTAATGTAAATTGTGATGATCAagaaacatcatcatcatcatcctttGTTGTATTGGGAAAAAGTTCAATGGAATATGAAGCTGCATCATTGGctgattatcaaaaaattcaacaaaaaagtaTGGCTATT gATTGTCCATCATCTTTATTGTCAACAATGACTCATttggaaattgaaaataaagttACTGAATTAAtgcaagaaaatttaaaattaaaagaaacacttttacaaaataatgtcaaaatgaaacaacaatttaatacACTTGTTAGTTGGCAAGATGAGTTGAAAAGTCTCACtgaaaatcacaaaaaaaaatttaccgaaAATCGTaatatcattgaattattaaaaaatgaaaatgctgatttacgaataaaaattttaaaaattgatccaccaaaatgtgaatcatcacttgaagaaaaaacaagTATGATTAGTAGTGAATCAGTAAATATATCTTTACCAATTGAAAGTattaaatatgatgatgatgatgatgatgaattaaaaaataaaagttatcaaAGAGACATTCACTATCTTCAAGAAATCaatgaatcattaaaaaaacaattagcaATATTgtctgataaattattaacagatccaccacttgaaataaatcatgaaaatttaacagaCACTGAACACTATCAACGATACataagtaatttaaataattatcaaaaaatgattgataGTCTTGGTAAATCATATGCCATACAAACATCAAGATATGTTGACatacaaaattcattaaaacaaGCGATAGACTCATTGGAATATTGTGATGCCATTAGGAGATCAACACTCGATGAAAAAATGCAATCAAcactaaaaatattacaagacTCTCGaagtcaattaattaatgaacaattaaaaaatataaaagatcgtcaaatatttattaatattcataatcaatttaaaaaaatattatctgatTATAATGTAGTTTtggatgaattaaatatacttggtgatgaaaaatcaaaattaattgaggaacaaataatatcaaaaattcgTCAACAATCAAATGATTTAGAgagagataaaattaatattcatcaaGCTAAATGTCaatttgaagaagaaaaaaaaatatttgttgcagaaaaacaattatttgaattaaacaaAGAGAGTCTAGAAGGTGAAAAAGCATCAATTGATTTACAAAGTCAATTGTATGaagttgaaatgaaaattcttcAAGATAATGCTAAAATTCTTGAGAAACGTCAAGATCATTTACAAGCTGAAATTTCAAGtctcaaattaaatattcaaatgaaagagcaaaaaattcaaagccaa GTTGATGAGATACAATCACTTCGAGCACAAGTTGAGTGTTACAAATGTGATTTTGAAGACGAAACAAAAGCACGTAAATTTTTACTACAAGATCGTGAGAAACTTACTGCAGAATTGGCAAAATCAAATGCTTATAAACAAGAGCtattgcaaaaattaaatggacaaaattatcaacaagttgCAACTGATCGTGATG attga